In Horticoccus luteus, the following proteins share a genomic window:
- the atpE gene encoding ATP synthase F0 subunit C, protein MHTVIAEITGNIQGAFGCLAAAIGVGLVGAKAVEGVARNPGASVKILVQSILGMALAEAVAFYALFMGK, encoded by the coding sequence ATGCACACAGTTATCGCTGAAATCACCGGCAACATCCAAGGCGCGTTCGGCTGTCTCGCGGCCGCCATCGGCGTGGGTCTCGTCGGCGCCAAGGCCGTCGAAGGCGTCGCCCGCAATCCGGGTGCCTCTGTCAAGATCCTCGTCCAATCCATTCTCGGTATGGCGCTCGCCGAAGCAGTCGCGTTCTACGCGCTGTTCATGGGCAAGTAA
- the atpF gene encoding F0F1 ATP synthase subunit B: MISPLLILAQAAGHATEAVAAHGEATNGITKITQEFGISWPFLLAQVLSFSIVAIVLWRFAFKPVLATLDERQQKIASGLRYADEMKAKLDAAQTESAALIKTAQLEATRVIDEARKTAKEFLDKQTQETSVRANEMLVKAQQAIELEHKKMLADARLEIARLVVSTTQRVLAKELTDSERSRYNDAAARELASV; encoded by the coding sequence ATGATTTCCCCCCTGCTCATCCTTGCCCAAGCCGCCGGTCACGCGACTGAAGCGGTCGCGGCGCATGGTGAGGCCACCAACGGCATCACCAAAATCACCCAGGAATTCGGCATCAGCTGGCCGTTCCTCCTCGCGCAGGTTCTGAGCTTCTCGATCGTCGCCATCGTTCTGTGGCGCTTCGCGTTCAAGCCCGTGCTCGCGACGCTCGATGAGCGCCAGCAGAAGATCGCCTCGGGCCTGCGTTACGCCGACGAGATGAAGGCCAAGCTCGACGCGGCCCAGACTGAAAGTGCGGCGCTGATCAAGACCGCCCAACTCGAGGCCACGCGTGTCATTGATGAGGCACGCAAGACCGCGAAGGAATTTTTGGACAAGCAGACGCAGGAAACCAGCGTCCGCGCCAACGAGATGCTCGTGAAGGCGCAACAAGCGATCGAGCTGGAGCACAAGAAAATGCTCGCCGACGCCCGCTTGGAGATCGCCCGCCTCGTGGTCTCGACCACGCAGCGTGTTCTCGCGAAAGAACTCACCGACTCCGAACGCAGCCGCTACAACGACGCCGCGGCACGCGAACTCGCCAGCGTCTAA
- a CDS encoding F0F1 ATP synthase subunit delta, which translates to MAARGKHDQHLVRQLFRLSFAHGELSAERVSGVLAYIEKHPPTHPLALLKAYHRLIAAELAKQHAVIEHAGPISAATTAAIAAAMSKRYGRTITATPKPQSNLLAGLRVQVGDDVYEASISNQLAGLASAV; encoded by the coding sequence ATGGCAGCCCGCGGCAAACACGATCAGCACCTCGTCCGTCAGCTCTTTCGCCTGAGCTTCGCGCACGGGGAACTCTCCGCCGAGCGCGTCAGTGGGGTGCTCGCCTATATTGAGAAGCACCCGCCCACGCATCCATTGGCGCTTTTGAAGGCGTATCATCGCCTGATCGCAGCCGAACTCGCGAAACAACACGCGGTGATCGAACACGCCGGCCCGATCAGCGCCGCCACGACTGCGGCGATCGCCGCCGCCATGAGCAAGCGTTATGGCCGCACCATCACCGCCACGCCGAAACCGCAGAGCAATCTGCTTGCCGGCTTGCGCGTGCAGGTGGGGGACGACGTTTACGAAGCTTCCATCTCAAACCAACTCGCCGGCCTCGCATCGGCCGTTTGA
- the atpA gene encoding F0F1 ATP synthase subunit alpha, which produces MSTVLEQIEQQIANLSSKAVKKNTGSILTVADGVAKLNGLSGVMYNEMVQFPGGAIGIALNLEEDEVGCVILGDVSQLKEGDEVQTTGRLLSVPVGKVLLGRAVDALGNPVDGKGPIDAKETYPVERIAPGIIVRKSVSQPLFTGIMAIDSMIPIGRGQRELIIGDRGTGKTTIAIDTIINQAKMNKVGLASGDPKFRPVYSIYVAIGQKNSNIVRTIAALEAAGALEFTIIVAAPAADNPANQYIAPYSGAAMGEWFMENGLDALIVYDDLSKHAVAYRQISLILKRPSGREAYPGDVFYLHSRLLERSARLDGKGSLTALPIIETLAGDVSAYIPTNVISITDGQIFLETDLFNQGIRPAVSVGLSVSRVGSAAQIKATKQVGGKLKGELAQFRELAAFAQFGSDLDAKTKSQLERGARIVELFKQPAFNPLPIELQVSVLFAMQKGFFDAVEVKKIVEAASSLREFFTTRKDALLTEVRTKAALDKDLEAKLQAACDEWKSSYSA; this is translated from the coding sequence ATGAGCACCGTCCTCGAACAAATCGAACAGCAGATCGCCAACCTTTCCAGCAAGGCGGTCAAAAAGAACACCGGCTCCATCCTCACCGTCGCCGACGGTGTCGCCAAGCTCAACGGCCTCTCCGGCGTGATGTATAATGAGATGGTCCAGTTTCCGGGCGGCGCCATCGGCATCGCGCTCAATCTGGAGGAGGACGAAGTGGGCTGCGTCATTTTAGGTGACGTGTCCCAACTGAAGGAAGGCGACGAGGTGCAGACCACCGGCCGCCTGCTCTCCGTCCCCGTCGGCAAGGTGTTGCTCGGCCGCGCGGTCGACGCGCTCGGCAATCCCGTTGACGGCAAAGGACCGATCGACGCGAAGGAGACATATCCCGTCGAACGCATTGCGCCTGGCATCATCGTGCGCAAATCCGTTTCCCAGCCCCTTTTCACCGGCATCATGGCGATCGATTCCATGATCCCGATCGGTCGTGGCCAGCGCGAGCTGATCATCGGCGATCGCGGCACGGGCAAGACGACCATCGCGATCGACACGATCATCAATCAGGCGAAGATGAACAAGGTCGGCCTCGCCAGCGGCGATCCCAAGTTTCGTCCCGTCTATTCGATCTACGTCGCGATCGGTCAGAAGAATTCGAACATCGTGCGCACCATTGCTGCGCTCGAAGCGGCCGGTGCGCTTGAGTTCACCATCATTGTCGCCGCGCCTGCGGCCGACAATCCCGCCAATCAATACATCGCGCCTTACTCGGGTGCCGCGATGGGCGAGTGGTTCATGGAAAACGGCCTCGATGCGCTGATCGTGTATGACGATCTCTCCAAGCACGCCGTCGCCTATCGCCAGATTTCGCTCATTTTGAAACGTCCCTCCGGTCGCGAAGCGTATCCGGGCGACGTATTCTACCTGCATTCCCGCTTGCTCGAACGTTCGGCGCGCCTCGATGGCAAAGGTTCGCTGACCGCGCTGCCCATTATTGAAACGCTCGCGGGCGACGTCTCGGCCTACATTCCGACCAACGTCATCTCGATTACCGACGGCCAGATCTTTCTCGAAACGGATCTCTTCAACCAAGGCATCCGCCCCGCCGTTTCCGTCGGTCTCTCCGTTTCGCGCGTCGGTTCGGCCGCGCAGATCAAGGCGACCAAGCAAGTCGGCGGCAAACTCAAGGGCGAGCTGGCGCAATTCCGCGAACTCGCGGCCTTCGCCCAGTTCGGTTCCGATCTCGATGCGAAGACCAAGAGTCAGCTCGAGCGCGGCGCCCGCATCGTCGAATTGTTCAAACAGCCGGCATTCAACCCGCTGCCGATCGAGCTCCAGGTTTCCGTGCTCTTCGCGATGCAGAAGGGATTCTTCGATGCGGTCGAAGTGAAGAAAATCGTCGAAGCGGCTTCGTCGCTCCGGGAGTTTTTCACGACGCGCAAAGACGCGCTGCTGACGGAAGTCCGCACGAAGGCCGCATTGGACAAGGACCTCGAGGCCAAGCTCCAAGCCGCCTGCGACGAGTGGAAATCGTCCTACAGCGCCTAA
- the atpG gene encoding ATP synthase F1 subunit gamma yields MASTRDIRRRIKSVKNTRQITRAMELVATSKMKKAQQAALAGRPYAQLMADMLAALAPRVSEAQHPFLVSREVKTRGILLVTTDIGLCGALNANLFKLVTEVKGPAKFVAIGRKGARFLARTRRDIVADFVVHDQVPFAEVKQAVEFMMKLFLEGTIDTVEVIYARYKNTLVQEPTIRPVLPLASVKEFVQQLSREVGGAREVDDRGMVFEPDAKSVLEALLPFYVNRYIFQLLLSAKASEQSARMVAMKTAKDNATKLLGDLTLEYNKARQAAITQEILEIAAGQSTAA; encoded by the coding sequence GTGGCTTCCACACGCGACATCCGCCGACGCATCAAGTCGGTCAAGAACACCCGCCAGATCACGAGGGCGATGGAGCTGGTGGCGACTTCGAAAATGAAGAAGGCGCAGCAGGCGGCGCTCGCCGGCCGGCCCTACGCGCAGCTCATGGCCGACATGCTCGCCGCACTCGCGCCCCGCGTTTCAGAGGCGCAGCATCCGTTCCTCGTTTCGCGCGAGGTCAAGACCCGCGGCATTCTGCTCGTCACGACCGACATCGGCCTCTGTGGCGCGCTCAACGCCAACCTGTTCAAGCTCGTGACGGAAGTGAAGGGGCCGGCCAAATTTGTCGCGATCGGCCGCAAGGGCGCCCGGTTTCTCGCCCGCACGCGCCGGGATATTGTCGCCGATTTTGTCGTGCACGATCAGGTGCCTTTTGCCGAGGTGAAGCAGGCGGTGGAGTTCATGATGAAGCTCTTCCTCGAAGGCACCATCGACACCGTTGAAGTCATTTACGCGCGTTACAAAAACACGCTCGTCCAGGAGCCGACGATCCGTCCCGTGCTCCCGCTCGCCAGCGTGAAGGAGTTTGTGCAGCAGTTGAGCCGTGAAGTAGGTGGCGCGCGCGAAGTCGACGATCGCGGGATGGTATTTGAGCCCGACGCGAAGTCGGTGCTCGAGGCCTTGCTGCCTTTCTACGTCAATCGCTACATCTTCCAGCTCCTGCTTTCGGCGAAGGCGTCGGAACAAAGCGCGCGCATGGTCGCGATGAAAACCGCCAAGGACAACGCGACCAAGTTGCTGGGCGATCTCACTCTCGAATACAACAAGGCCCGCCAGGCAGCGATCACCCAGGAAATCCTCGAAATCGCGGCCGGCCAGTCCACCGCAGCCTGA
- the atpD gene encoding F0F1 ATP synthase subunit beta: protein MNTGKIVQVIGPVVDVQFSANVVPPIYQALTIDFTVSGKQEVLTLEVQQHLGEGVVRTIAMSSSEGLVRGMAVVDTGAPISVPVGEGVLGRIFDVTGKEVDGRGPVKFTKKYPIHRAAPLLVDQETKADILETGIKVIDLICPFVKGGKVGAFGGAGVGKTVVIMELINNIAKAHGGYSVFAGVGERSREGNDLYHEMSEAGVIDQKDLSKSKVALVYGQMNEPPGARMRVALSALAMTEYFRDEKNQDVLLFIDNIFRFSQAGSEVSALLGRSPSAVGYQPTLANEMGLLQERITSTKKGSITSFQAVYVPADDLTDPAPANTFAHLDSTIVLERSIAELGIYPAVDPLASVSKALQADIVGEEHYKIAREVQRVLQRYKDLQDIIAILGLDELSPEDKQTVYRARKIQRFLSQPFHVAEVFTGSPGKYVSVKDTIRGFKMILDGQLDDVPEGDFYMKGGIDEVIAASKK, encoded by the coding sequence ATGAACACCGGCAAAATCGTCCAAGTCATCGGCCCTGTCGTCGACGTCCAGTTTTCGGCCAACGTCGTGCCGCCGATCTATCAGGCCCTCACGATTGATTTCACCGTGAGCGGCAAGCAGGAGGTGCTCACGTTGGAAGTGCAGCAGCATCTCGGCGAAGGCGTCGTGCGGACCATCGCCATGTCGTCGTCGGAAGGTCTCGTGCGCGGCATGGCCGTCGTCGATACCGGCGCTCCCATTTCCGTGCCGGTGGGCGAGGGCGTGCTCGGGCGCATTTTTGACGTGACCGGCAAAGAGGTCGATGGCCGCGGGCCGGTGAAGTTCACCAAGAAGTATCCCATCCACCGGGCGGCGCCCTTGCTCGTCGATCAGGAGACGAAGGCCGACATTCTGGAAACCGGCATCAAGGTCATCGACCTGATCTGCCCGTTCGTGAAGGGCGGCAAGGTCGGAGCGTTCGGCGGCGCAGGCGTCGGCAAGACCGTCGTCATCATGGAGCTCATCAACAACATCGCCAAGGCGCATGGCGGTTACTCGGTGTTTGCCGGGGTGGGAGAGCGTTCGCGCGAAGGTAACGATCTTTATCACGAAATGTCGGAAGCGGGCGTGATCGACCAGAAGGACCTCTCCAAGTCGAAGGTCGCGCTCGTTTATGGCCAGATGAACGAACCCCCGGGCGCTCGTATGCGCGTGGCGCTCTCGGCGTTGGCGATGACCGAGTATTTCCGCGACGAGAAAAACCAGGACGTGCTCTTGTTCATCGACAACATTTTCCGCTTCTCGCAGGCCGGCTCCGAAGTGTCCGCCTTGCTGGGCCGCTCTCCGTCGGCGGTCGGGTATCAACCGACGCTCGCCAACGAAATGGGCCTTTTGCAGGAACGCATCACCTCGACCAAAAAGGGTTCGATCACATCCTTTCAAGCGGTCTACGTGCCGGCGGACGATCTCACCGATCCGGCTCCGGCGAACACGTTCGCCCACTTGGATTCGACGATCGTGCTGGAGCGCTCCATCGCTGAGCTCGGCATTTATCCGGCGGTCGATCCGCTGGCCTCGGTCTCGAAGGCGTTGCAGGCCGACATCGTCGGTGAAGAGCACTACAAAATCGCGCGCGAAGTGCAGCGCGTGCTGCAGCGCTACAAGGATCTCCAGGACATCATCGCGATTCTTGGCCTCGACGAACTTTCGCCGGAGGACAAGCAGACCGTGTATCGCGCCCGCAAAATTCAGCGCTTTCTCTCGCAACCGTTTCACGTCGCGGAAGTGTTCACCGGCTCGCCCGGCAAATACGTGTCCGTCAAAGATACGATTCGTGGCTTCAAGATGATTCTCGATGGCCAGCTCGACGACGTTCCGGAAGGCGATTTCTACATGAAGGGCGGCATCGATGAGGTGATCGCTGCATCTAAAAAATAA
- the atpC gene encoding ATP synthase F1 subunit epsilon translates to MPLTLDIVTPEARVYSDTIDTVVLPTVAGEVGILPGHIPLLTRVAHGELRVTKNGHTALLAVGDGFAQIDGDRVQVLAESAIAEDKIDANAVEQAMRRAEEALAAAQHLDPAEVERLEGVVRFAVVQLGLKRRRT, encoded by the coding sequence ATGCCTCTTACGCTCGACATCGTCACTCCTGAAGCCCGCGTCTATTCCGACACGATCGACACAGTGGTGCTGCCCACCGTGGCGGGTGAGGTCGGCATCCTGCCCGGCCACATCCCGTTGCTCACGCGGGTCGCCCACGGCGAACTGCGGGTGACGAAGAACGGTCACACCGCCTTGCTCGCCGTCGGAGATGGTTTCGCTCAAATCGACGGTGACCGCGTGCAAGTGTTGGCCGAGTCAGCGATCGCGGAAGACAAGATCGACGCCAATGCGGTGGAGCAGGCGATGCGCCGCGCCGAGGAAGCGCTCGCCGCGGCCCAACACCTTGATCCGGCCGAAGTGGAGCGCCTCGAAGGCGTGGTCCGCTTCGCCGTGGTCCAGCTCGGCCTCAAGCGCCGGCGCACGTAA
- a CDS encoding Ig-like domain-containing protein translates to MAPVYGLESTLLITGPQLHAQLSSVSSTGLSSTASGMLYDSRSMLDASFANGTFRFQITYPASALFDGSISLTGNTYPPVAEITNYNNLQQVSGGLAAVQWNLPGGRASDFVIASITDLDGEVLSSTDDLDESRPLDGTSRSASLLVPPGMDLIGNLMAVRLAGTARVADVDLLAGYATVTAFPIKTSGTRDTLAPRITSVTPAAGAFGVDENATVELTFDKPMRLRGDVSSASLPSGFPRSINSWTADQRTVHIHWPRAFPSGPITLRANAEQGPLAAVPFADLSGNQLAATEAASFFVGNLPAFVSQPADATLRPGQAFSLAPDVQWPGASLTLQWYRDGAPIPGATTANFMANAFSAQDVGVYELRATNEFGEARSQAALVLPDLTYALRNLVSIGVGSMTRTERVLVPPGGQIDVRSSFLPPSPVALQWRRNGLPLAGATDATLLIAPVAWDDAGVYDLLVTNAYGSIASQAMELVVSTDIALPDIAPEMDTFVFDVGDKRVLSGVNMDNSTLLRFWRLNGVPIPNATAWLYEIASFSPASAGLYEYVVSNGEEEKVLTQISVALRTGAPVVQKPLLSASGAGFFSEDAGFMFTISAEGAAPLHYQWQRDGVDLPGATGNLYNRWPADPAEAGTYRCVVSNSLGTVVSTEVAVRFWSKQVPPSTPVITGNKAALAGSTPMLSVSIPRGPQPAGTIQWYREGVPIAYATMSYLQIIAAKVGDSGNYTVAATNAYGTSYSDPFALSVIDDSMAPVVAGGPVSLSLAAGEALSLAAPVVAGPSATYQWFLNDRPVTSAIKMFNQSPAIFLAPSAQTRDAGVYTVHVSNSAGSIDAQVAAVAVAAPPALSSTHLTNLSTRGMAGVGNQTLIAGFTVEGVGRKRVLIRGVGSGLASWVEHPARGARITLFHGDRPLQTSADWFRQPAAAQTALEAQLLGAFSLLPRGDDAATIVEVDPGAYTVQLQADSAANGATGIALVEVYDADAGMATTRLTNLSTRAFIGPDERVAIPGLVITGASAKTYLIRAVGPTLATYGVEELLADPQLTLQEANLGRFMSNDDWGDNRDATDVAAVAERVGAFALDAGSKDAALLATLKPGAYTILASGAGETSGVVLLEIYEVPQNALPP, encoded by the coding sequence GTGGCTCCGGTTTACGGGCTGGAGTCGACTTTGCTGATTACGGGGCCGCAGCTTCACGCCCAGTTGTCATCCGTCTCTTCGACGGGCCTGTCGTCAACGGCAAGCGGAATGCTTTACGACAGTCGATCGATGTTGGATGCGAGTTTCGCCAACGGCACGTTCCGTTTCCAAATCACATATCCCGCGAGCGCCCTGTTCGATGGCTCGATTTCCCTCACTGGAAACACGTACCCGCCGGTCGCGGAAATCACCAACTACAATAATCTACAGCAGGTTTCCGGTGGCCTGGCGGCGGTGCAGTGGAATCTCCCGGGCGGCCGCGCGAGCGATTTTGTCATCGCTTCGATCACGGACTTGGACGGCGAAGTATTGTCCAGCACAGACGACTTGGACGAAAGCCGGCCGTTGGACGGCACCTCGCGTTCCGCCTCGCTGCTCGTGCCCCCGGGGATGGATCTGATCGGCAACCTGATGGCGGTGCGACTGGCGGGGACCGCTCGCGTTGCGGACGTCGATCTCTTGGCTGGTTACGCGACGGTGACCGCGTTTCCCATAAAGACGTCTGGCACGCGCGACACCCTCGCGCCCCGAATCACGTCTGTCACGCCTGCGGCCGGTGCCTTTGGAGTCGATGAAAATGCCACGGTGGAACTGACTTTCGACAAGCCGATGCGGCTGCGGGGTGACGTGAGCAGTGCCTCTTTGCCAAGTGGGTTTCCCCGTTCGATCAACTCGTGGACCGCCGACCAACGGACAGTCCATATTCATTGGCCAAGGGCGTTTCCTTCGGGACCGATCACGTTGCGCGCCAATGCGGAACAGGGACCGCTCGCGGCTGTGCCGTTTGCGGATTTGTCCGGCAATCAATTGGCGGCCACGGAGGCGGCTTCATTCTTTGTGGGCAATCTCCCGGCGTTTGTCTCGCAACCCGCCGATGCGACGCTGCGTCCCGGACAGGCGTTCAGCCTGGCGCCGGATGTGCAGTGGCCGGGGGCCTCGCTCACGCTCCAATGGTATCGCGACGGCGCGCCCATCCCTGGCGCCACAACCGCGAATTTCATGGCGAACGCCTTCTCGGCCCAAGACGTCGGCGTCTATGAACTGCGCGCGACCAATGAATTTGGCGAGGCGCGAAGCCAGGCAGCGCTGGTGCTGCCCGACCTGACGTATGCGTTGAGGAATCTCGTCAGCATCGGCGTCGGGTCGATGACGAGGACGGAACGGGTGCTGGTTCCGCCTGGCGGTCAGATTGACGTTCGTTCCAGTTTTCTGCCTCCGTCGCCAGTGGCGTTGCAGTGGCGGCGTAATGGCCTCCCGCTCGCCGGCGCGACTGACGCCACGCTGCTGATCGCACCCGTCGCATGGGATGACGCCGGCGTTTACGATTTGCTGGTGACAAACGCGTACGGGTCGATCGCGAGCCAGGCGATGGAGCTCGTTGTGTCGACCGACATCGCGCTCCCTGACATCGCACCCGAGATGGACACCTTTGTGTTCGACGTCGGCGACAAGCGTGTGCTGAGCGGTGTCAACATGGACAACTCCACGTTGCTCCGCTTTTGGCGACTCAACGGCGTGCCGATCCCCAACGCGACCGCCTGGCTGTATGAAATTGCCTCATTCTCGCCTGCGAGCGCCGGGCTCTACGAATACGTCGTGTCCAACGGTGAAGAAGAGAAGGTGTTGACGCAGATTTCGGTGGCGCTTCGGACAGGCGCGCCGGTGGTTCAGAAGCCATTGCTCTCGGCCTCGGGGGCCGGTTTTTTTAGCGAGGATGCCGGCTTTATGTTCACGATATCCGCGGAGGGGGCGGCGCCCTTGCACTATCAATGGCAGCGCGATGGCGTCGATCTGCCAGGCGCCACCGGCAATTTATATAACCGTTGGCCCGCGGATCCGGCGGAGGCAGGCACGTATCGTTGCGTCGTGAGCAACTCGCTGGGCACGGTCGTATCGACGGAAGTCGCGGTGCGTTTCTGGTCCAAACAGGTGCCGCCGTCCACCCCCGTCATCACCGGCAACAAGGCCGCGCTCGCCGGCTCGACGCCGATGCTGTCGGTCTCAATCCCCCGTGGGCCGCAACCCGCCGGCACGATTCAATGGTATCGGGAGGGAGTGCCGATCGCCTACGCGACCATGTCCTATCTGCAAATCATCGCAGCGAAAGTGGGCGACAGCGGGAATTATACGGTGGCGGCGACCAATGCATACGGCACTTCGTACAGTGACCCCTTCGCTCTTTCGGTGATCGACGATTCGATGGCGCCCGTCGTGGCGGGTGGCCCCGTGTCGCTTTCGCTGGCGGCGGGGGAGGCGCTCTCCCTGGCGGCGCCGGTGGTGGCCGGGCCTTCCGCCACCTATCAGTGGTTTTTGAATGACCGTCCGGTGACCAGTGCGATCAAGATGTTCAATCAGAGCCCGGCGATCTTCCTCGCTCCCAGCGCGCAAACCAGGGACGCCGGAGTGTATACGGTGCACGTGAGCAACTCGGCGGGATCGATCGATGCGCAGGTGGCGGCCGTGGCCGTCGCCGCCCCGCCGGCGCTTTCCAGCACGCATTTGACCAATCTTTCGACGCGCGGCATGGCGGGTGTTGGCAATCAGACGCTCATCGCCGGTTTTACCGTGGAAGGAGTGGGCAGGAAACGCGTTTTGATTCGTGGCGTGGGCAGCGGCTTGGCGTCGTGGGTGGAACACCCGGCGAGGGGCGCACGAATCACGCTGTTCCACGGCGACCGGCCGCTGCAAACCTCAGCGGATTGGTTCCGCCAGCCAGCCGCGGCGCAAACGGCGCTCGAGGCCCAACTGCTCGGAGCGTTTTCCCTGCTTCCGCGCGGAGATGACGCCGCCACGATCGTCGAAGTCGACCCGGGTGCATACACCGTGCAATTGCAGGCGGATTCTGCGGCCAACGGCGCAACCGGTATTGCGCTGGTGGAAGTCTACGATGCCGACGCGGGAATGGCGACCACACGCCTGACGAATCTTTCCACGCGGGCTTTCATTGGTCCGGATGAACGCGTGGCCATTCCGGGACTGGTGATCACGGGTGCCTCCGCCAAAACGTATCTTATTCGCGCCGTCGGACCCACGCTCGCGACCTACGGAGTAGAGGAGTTGCTGGCCGATCCACAACTTACGTTGCAAGAGGCGAATTTGGGACGGTTCATGAGCAACGATGATTGGGGCGACAATCGCGATGCGACCGACGTGGCTGCGGTGGCGGAGCGCGTGGGGGCGTTTGCTCTGGACGCGGGCAGTAAGGATGCCGCGTTGCTCGCCACCTTGAAACCGGGGGCCTACACCATCCTAGCCAGCGGGGCGGGCGAGACTTCCGGCGTGGTATTGCTCGAAATATACGAGGTGCCGCAAAATGCTCTCCCTCCGTAA
- a CDS encoding FeoA family protein produces MSHPVRDALLPLCQLPAGKAGRVRALAGDVHFCQRVREMGVGESVLVTKIGGSGPFVCGVNGTRIALSHDAAKNILVEQFGRRG; encoded by the coding sequence ATGAGCCATCCTGTTCGCGATGCCCTCCTGCCGCTCTGCCAGCTCCCGGCTGGCAAGGCCGGGCGCGTCCGCGCGCTGGCGGGTGATGTGCATTTTTGCCAGCGGGTCCGGGAAATGGGAGTCGGTGAATCCGTGCTCGTGACGAAGATCGGCGGCTCCGGGCCGTTTGTCTGCGGCGTCAATGGCACTCGCATCGCGTTGAGCCACGACGCGGCGAAAAACATCTTGGTTGAGCAATTCGGCCGCCGCGGGTGA
- a CDS encoding FeoA family protein, which translates to MGAVISLSELPPGGSATVREMPKVGAVFLRLREMGLQPGITITLVRSAPMGDPLEIKVRGYRLTLRKADARHISVESA; encoded by the coding sequence ATGGGTGCCGTGATCTCCCTGTCCGAACTCCCGCCCGGCGGCAGCGCTACGGTGCGCGAGATGCCCAAAGTCGGCGCCGTGTTTCTCCGGTTGCGCGAAATGGGGCTGCAGCCCGGCATCACCATCACCCTGGTGCGGTCGGCGCCGATGGGCGACCCGTTGGAAATCAAGGTGCGCGGCTATCGCCTGACATTGCGCAAGGCGGACGCCCGTCACATCTCCGTGGAGTCGGCCTGA